The Streptomyces cyaneogriseus subsp. noncyanogenus region AGTCCTGCGCACAACGGCGGGCCCATGAGCCCCTGCGGGCGGTCTCCTCCTCGCACCGCAGGTCGCCGACCCGCCGGCACCGGGCGTAGTTCCGGAGTGGTGAGGCCAGGCGGGCCGCCGGGCTAGTACTCCAGCAGCGTTTCGCTATCTGGCCTGGTCACAGGCGTCGTCCGGAGTGTAGTGGGCTGGTGGTGTGCCAGGGGCGGTCTTGCCTGACCGCCCCTCCAACGAGTGGATCGGGAAAGTGGCTGGGCCCTGATACGGACAGCCTCCTCGCATGATCGATGAACATGCGGACGCTGGCTGGGAACGAGAACTCGATGACCTTTTTCTCTGCATCGGTCACCGCTTTGGCCGTGCTGACCTGCGGCGCCGGATGCGGGACTATGTGCGGGGCCTGCTCGCCCCCGTCGGCCGCAAGAACGGCTGGCAGTTGGCGGAGTTTGCCGGGCACCGCACGCCCGACGGCCTCCAGCGGCTGCTGAACGGAGCGACCTGGGACGCTGACGACGTCCGCGACGACCTGCAGTCGTACGTCGCCAAGCACCTCGGCGACGACAACGGGGTACTCGTCATCGACGACACCGGCTTCCTCAAGAAGGGCACCACCTCGGCTGGGGTGCAGCGCCAGTACTCCGGCACCGCCGGCCGCACAGAGAACTGCCAGATCGGTGTCTTCGCCGCCTACACCTCCGCCGCCGGCCGCGCGTTGGTGGACCGGGAACTGTATCTGCCCAAGTCCTGGACGGATGACCGTGAGCGCTGCCGGGCGGCGAAGGTCCCCGACGAGCGCGGCTTCGCCACCAAGGGAGAGCTGGCCAAGCGCCTCGTACTGCGCGCCCTGGCTTCCGGTCTTCCCCTCGCCTGGGTGGCCGCGGACGCCGCCTATGGGCAGGAGGGGCGTTTCCGCCGCATGCTGGAGCAGTCCGGCCTTGGCTACGTGCTCGCGGTGCCCAAGTCCCAGCAGGTCTTCGGCCCACGGATCGACCACCTCTTCGCTCAGGCTCCCGTGGAGGCATGGGAGCCGATCTCGTGCGGCAACGGGGCCAAGGGGCCCCGGCTCTACCACTGGGCGGCACTGGAACTGCCCACGGTGGCCGAGTTC contains the following coding sequences:
- a CDS encoding IS701 family transposase, encoding MIDEHADAGWERELDDLFLCIGHRFGRADLRRRMRDYVRGLLAPVGRKNGWQLAEFAGHRTPDGLQRLLNGATWDADDVRDDLQSYVAKHLGDDNGVLVIDDTGFLKKGTTSAGVQRQYSGTAGRTENCQIGVFAAYTSAAGRALVDRELYLPKSWTDDRERCRAAKVPDERGFATKGELAKRLVLRALASGLPLAWVAADAAYGQEGRFRRMLEQSGLGYVLAVPKSQQVFGPRIDHLFAQAPVEAWEPISCGNGAKGPRLYHWAALELPTVAEFDYQGDVPVRRRWALARRSLSRPEEIAYFLAYAPPESAVADLVRVAGMRWQIEECFQAAKNECGLDQYEVRRYVGWYRHITLAMLAHAYLAVMAADAAAKGDAETLLAPWLRSPWQKSGGCWRLASPGTAEVAGRFARTC